The following proteins come from a genomic window of Populus nigra chromosome 6, ddPopNigr1.1, whole genome shotgun sequence:
- the LOC133697092 gene encoding uncharacterized protein LOC133697092 — protein MHVTHFDPQNLGANRVSSEFQQAMHFQPAYPSRIPFTIDSTEKESQKGKMVKEEGLEKWTALEERIRAIEGNHLCDLVKAVNMCLVPNMVIPKKFRVPEFIKYTGTQCPITHLKAYCNKMAEVVDDEKLLIHFFQDSLSGAALTWYMRLNNTKVKKWKDLVDAFMRQYKFNIDVGPDRLSLQAMEKNNKESIREYTQRWREVAAQVNPSLLEKEMINLFVNTFKAPYFEYLVRSSAQHFTDLVVIAERIEQAIGLGKIVDPTEKNGFTEKEKDTEGGCQGTYHSYS, from the coding sequence ATGCATGTAACTCATTTCGATCCACAGAATCTGGGGGCAAATAGGGTGTCATCTGAATTTCAACAAGCTATGCATTTCCAGCCAGCATACCCCTCAAGGATACCGTTTACCATTGATTCTACCGAGAAAGAATCTCAAAAGGGCAAGATGGTGAAAGAAGAGGGTTTGGAAAAATGGACTGCCTTAGAAGAGAGGATAAGGGCAATTGAGGGAAACCATTTGTGCGACCTGGTGAAAGCTGTCAATATGTGTTTGGTGCCTAACATGGTCATTCCTAAGAAGTTTAGGGTGCcggaatttattaaatatacggGAACCCAATGCCCTATAACTCATCTCAAGgcatactgcaacaaaatggctgaggtagttgatgatgagaaattgttgattcatttctttcaagacaGCTTAAGTGGCGCTGCCCTCACTTGGTATATGCGATTAAATAATACCAAGGTTAAGAAATGGAAGGATTTGGTTGATGCCTTCATGaggcaatataagttcaatatagaCGTGGGCCCTGATCGGTTAAGCTTGCAAGCTATGGAGAAGAATAACAAGGAGTCCATTAGAGAATATACTCAAAGGTGGCGTGAGGTCGCTGCACAGGTTAACCCTTCTTTGTTGGAAAAGGAGATGATCAACTTATTTGTCAACACTTTCAAGGCCCCGTACTTTGAATACCTGGTTAGAAGCTCTGCACAACATTTTACTGACTTAGTTGTTATAgctgagaggattgaacaagcCATTGGGTTAGGTAAAATTGTTGATCCAACTGAAAAGAACGGTTtcactgaaaaagaaaaggacactgAAGGTGGTTGTCAAGGCACTTATCATTCCTATAGCTGA